The Flavobacterium johnsoniae UW101 genomic interval ATAAATTCTATCCAATCCAAAAGAGATTCCAACACCGCTCATATTTTTCAAACCAAAAATACCCGTCAAATCGTCGTATCTTCCGCCTCCGCCAATAGAACCCATTGCAACGGTTTTTGGCGCTGCAACTTCAAAAATAGCTCCGGTATAATAATTTAAACCACGAGCTAATGTCACATCAAGATCTAAAACTGCAGTAGACAAACCTAAATCTGCAACATTGTCACAAATAAACTTCAATTCTTCAACTCCTTTCATTCCTTCTTCAGAAGAAGACAATAAGTCCGAAAGCTGTGCAATTTTGTCTGCAAAAGTTCCTGAGAAATTAAAAAGTGGCTGCACTTTTACTAAAGCATCTTCAGAAATTCCTTTTTCGATCATTTCTTTCTTTACGCCGTCTTCACCAATTTTGTCTAATTTATCAAGGGCAACTGTAAAGTCGATTAATTTATCTGAAGCGCCAATTACCTCAGCAATTCCAGATAAAATTTTTCGGTTATTGATTTTAATAGTAACTCCTTCTAAACCTAAAGAAGTAAAAACAGTATCGTACAATTGAACCAATTCTACTTCCTGCCATAAAGATTTTGAACCTACAACATCAGCATCACATTGAAAAAATTCTCTAAAACGACCTTTTTGCGGATTATCTGCTCTCCAAACCGGTTGGATTTGGTATCTTTTAAAAGGAAATTCGATTTCACTTTGGTGTTGTACAACGTATCTTGCAAACGGCACTGTTAAATCGTAACGCAACGCTTTTTCAGAAATTTTCCCTGTGAATTTATTCAGCTCAATTCTTTGCTCTAAAGTTATTTTTTCAGCAGAATTTAGCTGTAATTCTTCGATCGATTCTGGCAATTCGATTTTACTTTTATTGTAGAAAAAATTACCTGAATTTAAAATTTTAAAAATCAGACGATCTCCTTCTTCTCCATATTTCCCCATTAAGGTATCTGAATTTTCAAACGAAGGCGTTTCGATTGGCTGAAAACCAAATTTTTCAAAATTAGCTTTTATAGTCTGAATAATATATTGACGTTTTGACACCTCTGCTGGTGAAAAATCTCTTGTTCCTTTTGGTATACTTGGTTTTGAAGCCATCTTCTTTATTTTAGATTGTTGATTTTAGATTTTAGATTTCTTTTGAAACTCAAATTCAAAAACCTTTAAGATTAATTTATTTATTATTTTTTGATTGCTGGTTCTTTAGACTTTCGACTTTATGACCTTCCAGCTTTCGACTTAATTTAAGTCTGCAAATATCTTACTTTTTAAAATAAATAATAACACTTCGAAAACAAACTTGTAACAAAAACCGTATTTTCGTGACAAATTGGTCATGATGCTAAAATTATTTAAAGAAAATATCCGAATTGCTTTTGGTTCCATCAAAACTCAATTACTGCGAACCATTCTTACGGTTTTAATTATTGCGATCGGAATTACCGCTTTGGTTGGAATTCTTACAGTTGTAACAGCACTTGAAAATACTGTTTCGACAAATTTTGCATCAATGGGAGCTAATACTT includes:
- the hisS gene encoding histidine--tRNA ligase, producing MASKPSIPKGTRDFSPAEVSKRQYIIQTIKANFEKFGFQPIETPSFENSDTLMGKYGEEGDRLIFKILNSGNFFYNKSKIELPESIEELQLNSAEKITLEQRIELNKFTGKISEKALRYDLTVPFARYVVQHQSEIEFPFKRYQIQPVWRADNPQKGRFREFFQCDADVVGSKSLWQEVELVQLYDTVFTSLGLEGVTIKINNRKILSGIAEVIGASDKLIDFTVALDKLDKIGEDGVKKEMIEKGISEDALVKVQPLFNFSGTFADKIAQLSDLLSSSEEGMKGVEELKFICDNVADLGLSTAVLDLDVTLARGLNYYTGAIFEVAAPKTVAMGSIGGGGRYDDLTGIFGLKNMSGVGISFGLDRIYLVLEELQLFPETVAATSKAIFLNFGDKEALYASKAIQKLRQENIKVELYPDNVKVGKQFQYADKRLIPFAVLVGDQEINSNSYALKNLVTGEQVSVDFEGLKKTLLG